A single Streptococcus thermophilus DNA region contains:
- a CDS encoding aspartate-semialdehyde dehydrogenase, giving the protein MGYTVAVVGATGAVGAQMIKMLEESPLPIDKIRYLASARSAGKVLQFKGQDVTIEETTEDAFEGVDIALFSAGGSTSAKYAPYAVKAGAVVVDNTSYFRQNPDVPLVVPEVNAHALDAHNGIIACPNCSTIQMMVALEPVRQKWGLDRIIVSTYQAVSGAGMGAILETQRELKEVLNDGVNPRDVKAEILPCGGDKKHYPIAFNALAQIDVFTENDYTYEEMKMTNETKKIMEDDSIAVSATCVRIPVLSAHSESVYIETKAVAPIDEVKAAIAAFPGAVLEDDVASQVYPQAVNAVGSRDTFVGRIRKDLDAEKGIHMWVVSDNLLKGAAWNSVQIAETLHERGLVRPTSELKFELK; this is encoded by the coding sequence ATGGGATACACAGTCGCTGTTGTCGGTGCTACAGGTGCCGTTGGTGCTCAAATGATCAAAATGTTGGAAGAATCACCACTTCCAATCGATAAAATTCGCTACCTTGCGTCTGCTCGTTCTGCAGGAAAAGTCTTGCAGTTTAAAGGTCAAGACGTGACCATCGAAGAAACGACGGAAGACGCATTTGAAGGTGTAGACATTGCACTTTTCTCAGCTGGTGGATCTACCTCTGCTAAATATGCACCATACGCTGTTAAAGCCGGTGCAGTAGTCGTTGATAACACATCTTACTTCCGTCAAAATCCAGATGTGCCATTGGTTGTACCTGAGGTCAATGCACATGCGCTTGATGCTCACAACGGTATTATCGCTTGTCCTAACTGTTCAACTATCCAAATGATGGTGGCACTTGAGCCAGTTCGTCAAAAATGGGGCTTGGACCGTATCATCGTGTCAACTTATCAAGCTGTATCAGGTGCTGGTATGGGAGCAATCCTTGAAACACAACGTGAGTTGAAAGAAGTTTTGAATGACGGCGTTAACCCACGTGATGTTAAAGCTGAAATCTTGCCATGTGGTGGCGATAAGAAGCATTACCCAATCGCCTTTAACGCCTTGGCTCAAATAGATGTCTTCACTGAAAATGACTATACTTACGAAGAAATGAAGATGACAAACGAAACTAAGAAAATCATGGAAGACGATAGCATTGCCGTATCAGCAACATGTGTACGTATTCCAGTCTTGTCAGCTCACTCAGAGTCTGTCTACATTGAAACAAAAGCAGTGGCACCAATTGATGAAGTGAAAGCCGCTATTGCAGCATTCCCAGGTGCGGTCCTTGAAGATGACGTTGCAAGCCAAGTCTACCCACAAGCCGTTAATGCTGTTGGATCACGTGATACCTTTGTCGGACGTATCCGTAAAGACTTGGATGCTGAAAAAGGTATACACATGTGGGTTGTTTCAGATAACCTCCTCAAAGGTGCTGCTTGGAACTCAGTCCAAATTGCAGAAACTCTACACGAACGTGGACTTGTACGCCCAACATCAGAATTAAAATTTGAATTGAAATAG
- the dapA gene encoding 4-hydroxy-tetrahydrodipicolinate synthase, producing MSIDQLRDVKLITALITPFHEDGSINYDALPDLIEHLLAHHTEALLLAGTTAESPTLTHDEELELFAAVQKIVNGRVPLIAGVGTNDTRDSIEFAKEVAKFGGFAAGLAIVPYYNKPSQEGMYQHFKAIADASDLPIIIYNIPGRVVVEMTPDTMLRLAEHPNIIGVKECTSLANMAYLIEHKPEDFLVYTGEDGDAFHAMNLGANGVISVASHTNGDEMHAMLKAIENSDLKTAAAIQRKFIPKVNALFSVPSPAPVKAVLNHLGLEVGPLRLPLVACTSEEAKRIIKVVLEEDVEATRETVTGVVRPDY from the coding sequence ATGTCAATTGATCAATTAAGAGATGTCAAACTGATCACAGCCCTAATTACACCTTTCCATGAGGATGGATCTATCAACTATGATGCTCTTCCAGACTTGATTGAGCATCTATTGGCTCACCATACGGAAGCTCTTCTTTTGGCAGGAACAACTGCTGAAAGCCCAACGCTTACTCATGATGAGGAGTTGGAACTCTTTGCGGCTGTTCAAAAGATTGTCAATGGTCGTGTACCACTGATTGCTGGTGTCGGTACCAACGATACGCGTGACTCTATCGAGTTTGCTAAAGAAGTTGCTAAATTTGGTGGTTTCGCAGCAGGTCTTGCTATCGTGCCTTACTACAACAAGCCATCACAAGAAGGTATGTACCAACATTTCAAAGCTATTGCAGATGCTTCTGATTTGCCAATTATCATCTACAACATTCCTGGTCGTGTAGTTGTTGAAATGACTCCAGATACCATGCTTCGTTTGGCTGAACATCCAAATATCATTGGTGTTAAAGAATGTACCAGTCTTGCCAACATGGCCTACCTTATTGAGCACAAACCTGAAGATTTCTTAGTTTATACTGGTGAAGATGGAGATGCCTTCCACGCAATGAACCTTGGAGCTAATGGTGTTATCTCAGTAGCCTCTCATACAAATGGTGATGAGATGCATGCCATGCTTAAAGCTATTGAAAATAGTGACCTCAAGACGGCAGCAGCTATCCAACGTAAATTCATTCCTAAAGTTAACGCTCTCTTCTCAGTACCAAGTCCTGCACCTGTCAAGGCTGTTCTCAACCATCTTGGTTTGGAAGTTGGACCACTTCGTTTGCCATTGGTTGCATGTACTTCAGAAGAAGCTAAACGTATCATCAAGGTTGTCCTTGAAGAAGATGTCGAAGCAACACGTGAAACCGTTACAGGTGTTGTTCGTCCAGATTATTAA
- the rnc gene encoding ribonuclease III: MNQLEQKLEQDFGIVFSQKDLLETAFTHTSYANEHRLLNISHNERLEFLGDAALQLVISVYLYNRYPNKPEGEMSKMRSTIVREESLAGFTKACGFEQYIRLGKGEEKSGGRERATILGDLWEAFLGALYLDQGLPAVEKFLNQVMIPQVEKGNFDRVIDYKTALQERLQVNGKVDITYTVIDESGPAHAKEFTMQVAVDGKELSTGLGKSKKLAEQAAAKSALEQLGN, encoded by the coding sequence ATGAATCAACTTGAACAAAAACTTGAACAGGACTTTGGTATTGTTTTTAGCCAAAAGGACCTTTTAGAAACCGCATTTACACATACCTCATATGCCAATGAGCACCGCCTCCTAAACATTTCACATAATGAACGTTTGGAATTTTTAGGAGACGCGGCTCTGCAATTAGTCATTTCTGTTTACCTTTACAATCGTTATCCTAACAAACCGGAGGGGGAAATGTCTAAGATGCGTAGTACTATCGTTCGTGAAGAGAGCTTAGCCGGATTTACAAAGGCTTGCGGATTCGAGCAGTATATTCGTCTTGGTAAAGGTGAAGAAAAATCTGGTGGTCGTGAGCGTGCCACCATTCTCGGTGATCTCTGGGAAGCCTTCCTTGGAGCTCTCTATCTGGATCAAGGTTTGCCTGCTGTTGAGAAATTTTTGAATCAGGTCATGATTCCTCAGGTTGAAAAGGGGAACTTTGACCGAGTAATAGACTATAAGACGGCGCTTCAAGAGCGTCTCCAGGTCAATGGTAAGGTTGATATTACTTATACTGTTATCGATGAGTCTGGACCTGCTCATGCTAAGGAATTTACTATGCAGGTAGCTGTTGATGGTAAGGAACTCAGCACTGGTCTCGGAAAATCAAAGAAATTAGCTGAACAGGCAGCAGCGAAGTCTGCCCTTGAACAACTAGGTAATTAA